A single region of the Rhodospirillales bacterium genome encodes:
- a CDS encoding type IV secretion system DNA-binding domain-containing protein encodes MFDIKRYAYGKKDVMRDIRPLYVRFGDKLQEPEYALTFCLMGVLSLVFLPSAVLFSDILLIVYLLFFWWLKTRDRSLPGKLPVGAPYLDRNNLTPGKDGTPEGILYLGNDITTGEQLWYSNSDARTHALYLGTTGSGKTEGLKSMVTNALTWGSGFVYVDGKADTDLWSSISSLVRRFGRDDDLLVLNYMTGNSDERAPSNTMNPFSSGSSSYLANMLVSLMPEAEGDNAMWKERAVSLLNSLMPALTWKRDNQDVPLSVSTLRQFMNLDRIIQISRDEAIPQKLRESLQGYLDTLPGYVDDAFDDNGKEKPVGPDQPMVDTTTVRQQHGYLTMQFTRALQSLGDDYGYIFDAQDADVDMVDIVLNRRVLVVLIPALEKSGDETANLGKILVATLKGMMGSSLGANLEGESSTIIENKPTFSSTPFMTVFDEVGYYTAQGMAVMAAQARSLGFSLVFAAQDLQAMEKRVKEEARSITANCNIKIFGKLQDPTQTREFFENHVGKAYVLKASSYNLTGGTMTTGGYHDTQQAQVDLGTRADYDDLKEMKEGEAIISFGGDLNQANIFYCNPGMAKAMRVTRFLALPPPDEHLLKHSEQMTKLRDCLVNKNWTAMGADVAVETPPEIAALAGGFQAGQAGTDSPIDAGIFALAELHARQFPEEAAKALEPEPDPVPDTPPTAAQEPPPVQATTPSEGVKNTAEKAISWKDLVDETPETLSSPPAGATQKIGYIKARLDEKTRNFLENSGKKIRDAIFKAKGTTDAAE; translated from the coding sequence ATGTTTGATATAAAAAGATATGCTTACGGCAAGAAAGATGTCATGCGTGACATCCGCCCGCTCTATGTCCGTTTTGGAGATAAGCTTCAGGAACCGGAATACGCCTTAACCTTTTGCCTTATGGGTGTTTTGTCTCTTGTCTTTCTTCCCTCTGCCGTTCTTTTTTCAGACATTCTCCTGATTGTTTACCTGCTGTTTTTCTGGTGGCTGAAAACACGGGACAGAAGCCTGCCCGGAAAGCTTCCCGTTGGCGCCCCTTATCTGGACAGGAATAATTTAACGCCCGGAAAAGATGGAACGCCTGAAGGCATTTTATATTTGGGAAACGATATTACGACCGGCGAACAGCTTTGGTACAGCAACTCCGACGCCCGAACCCATGCCCTGTATCTGGGAACCACAGGATCCGGTAAAACGGAAGGATTAAAATCCATGGTCACAAACGCCCTGACATGGGGGTCGGGCTTTGTATATGTCGACGGTAAGGCCGATACGGATTTATGGTCTTCCATCTCTTCCCTTGTCCGCCGGTTCGGACGGGACGACGATCTTCTGGTTCTGAACTATATGACGGGAAACTCGGACGAACGCGCGCCCTCCAACACCATGAACCCGTTTTCCAGCGGTTCGTCCTCTTATCTGGCCAACATGCTGGTATCTCTCATGCCGGAAGCCGAAGGGGACAACGCGATGTGGAAAGAGCGGGCGGTATCCTTGCTCAACTCCCTGATGCCGGCCCTTACCTGGAAAAGGGACAATCAGGATGTGCCTTTATCGGTCAGCACATTGCGGCAATTCATGAATCTGGACAGAATTATCCAGATTTCACGGGATGAAGCCATCCCACAAAAACTGCGTGAGAGTCTTCAGGGTTATCTCGACACATTGCCGGGCTACGTTGATGATGCGTTTGACGACAACGGAAAAGAAAAACCCGTGGGACCGGACCAGCCCATGGTGGACACGACAACGGTGCGCCAGCAGCACGGTTACCTGACCATGCAGTTTACACGCGCACTGCAATCTCTCGGGGATGATTACGGCTATATTTTTGACGCTCAGGATGCCGATGTCGATATGGTGGATATTGTCCTGAACCGGCGCGTTCTTGTTGTGCTTATCCCCGCGCTTGAAAAATCCGGAGATGAAACGGCCAACCTGGGTAAAATTCTTGTTGCCACGTTAAAAGGAATGATGGGCTCGTCTCTGGGCGCGAATCTGGAGGGAGAAAGCTCTACAATTATTGAGAACAAACCAACCTTCTCCTCCACGCCTTTCATGACCGTCTTTGACGAGGTCGGATATTACACCGCGCAAGGCATGGCGGTGATGGCCGCTCAGGCGCGTTCTTTAGGATTCTCTCTCGTCTTTGCTGCGCAGGACCTTCAGGCCATGGAAAAAAGGGTGAAGGAAGAGGCGCGGTCCATCACCGCCAACTGTAACATTAAAATCTTCGGGAAACTTCAGGACCCGACCCAGACAAGGGAGTTTTTTGAAAATCACGTCGGGAAGGCCTACGTATTAAAAGCCTCCAGCTATAATCTCACCGGCGGGACCATGACGACAGGGGGCTATCATGACACCCAGCAGGCGCAGGTCGATCTGGGTACACGGGCCGATTATGACGACCTTAAAGAAATGAAAGAGGGTGAAGCTATTATCTCTTTCGGAGGCGATCTTAATCAGGCGAATATCTTCTATTGCAATCCCGGCATGGCCAAAGCCATGCGGGTTACCCGTTTTCTGGCCCTTCCGCCTCCGGATGAACATCTCTTGAAACATTCGGAACAGATGACAAAGCTGCGGGATTGTCTTGTGAACAAAAACTGGACGGCGATGGGGGCCGATGTCGCCGTAGAAACGCCGCCGGAAATTGCGGCGCTCGCCGGAGGGTTTCAGGCAGGTCAGGCAGGAACGGATTCTCCGATTGATGCCGGCATATTTGCGCTGGCAGAGCTTCATGCCCGACAATTCCCGGAAGAGGCCGCAAAGGCGCTGGAACCGGAACCGGATCCTGTTCCGGACACTCCGCCTACTGCAGCACAGGAACCTCCGCCCGTCCAAGCAACCACGCCCTCTGAAGGCGTAAAAAATACCGCCGAAAAAGCCATTTCGTGGAAGGATCTGGTGGACGAAACGCCGGAGACACTTTCGTCGCCGCCCGCAGGCGCGACGCAAAAGATAGGCTATATCAAAGCAAGGCTTGATGAAAAAACACGAAACTTTCTTGAAAATTCCGGCAAAAAAATACGGGATGCCATTTTCAAAGCCAAAGGAACGACAGATGCAGCGGAATAA
- a CDS encoding transposase, which produces MARQARIVLPDTPHHIMQRGSEGENIFFEKDDLKTYLSLLAQQCKIHNVSIWSYCLLPNQIHLIAFPQTPEGLAQAIGETHRRYCAHINARTGRKKSLFQSRFFSYPMDERSLLSAARFIEVLPVMAGLAPGAECYLWSSARAHTKNKEDILLAKEKPLVHFIPDWTGFLNMSTPMKENDDIELHLQTGRPRGSDDFLDSVEKMIGRSVRPQKRGRKPKQAAAAA; this is translated from the coding sequence ATGGCACGCCAGGCTCGCATTGTTCTGCCCGATACACCGCACCACATCATGCAACGCGGAAGCGAAGGGGAGAATATTTTTTTTGAAAAAGACGATTTGAAAACCTATCTAAGCCTTCTGGCACAGCAATGTAAAATCCACAATGTTTCGATCTGGTCTTACTGTTTGTTGCCCAACCAGATTCACCTGATTGCCTTCCCGCAAACCCCGGAAGGTCTGGCGCAGGCCATCGGGGAAACGCATCGCCGCTACTGTGCTCATATCAACGCCCGCACAGGCCGTAAAAAAAGCCTCTTCCAGAGCCGCTTTTTTTCCTATCCGATGGATGAGCGTTCCCTTCTCTCTGCCGCACGGTTTATCGAAGTCCTGCCCGTCATGGCAGGTCTGGCACCCGGCGCCGAATGCTATCTCTGGAGCAGTGCGAGAGCGCATACAAAAAACAAAGAAGATATTTTACTGGCGAAAGAAAAACCGCTCGTCCATTTCATACCGGACTGGACCGGCTTTTTGAATATGTCCACCCCCATGAAAGAAAATGACGATATCGAGCTTCACCTCCAAACGGGCCGCCCGCGCGGATCCGACGATTTTCTGGACAGCGTTGAAAAGATGATCGGCCGTTCTGTGCGCCCGCAAAAACGGGGACGGAAACCAAAGCAAGCCGCGGCCGCAGCCTGA
- the argS gene encoding arginine--tRNA ligase encodes MTSLAHKLSGIVGEAFVAAGLPAERGRVNVSDRPDLAQFQCNGAFESAKLAKKNPREVAQGIVDVLSKCHPEQSEGSQEVERDSSAAPQNDIFSKVEIAGPGFINLNVTDAFLAGHLKSLAGDERLGTPEIQNAPPVVLDYGGPNIAKPMHVGHLRAAIIGDSLRRIMTFAGYKTYGDVHMGDWGTHLGMLISDYLEKGEENLVLETDVSDEAAVARLMDDMAVRYPRASGAAKENPDLMKRAQEATLKLQNKEEPYYPIWRKIFEVSVAGMKKTYRNLDVHFDLWKGEAHVHDLIAPMVEGLKEKGLAEESEGALVFQVAEENDNKEMPPLIIYKSDGAVMYGTTDMATLVDRMAEQNPEKIIYVVDQRQSLHFEQVFRAAKKSGIVPETVELTHAGFGTMNGPDGKPFKTRSGGVMRLQDLIEMAESKARERLTEANLAADIEGDEREDVAHKVAIAAIKFADLQNQRQADYVFDLDRLTSFEGKTGPYLLYQAVRIKSLLRKAGCNDCRNKADFKIKDEDRALALLLTELPDYIDASLRHYAPHHLCDYAYRLAQEFSSFYGTCHILSEEDEALKKSRLALCALTAAQLELVLGLLGISVPDRM; translated from the coding sequence ATGACATCACTTGCACATAAATTGTCGGGAATTGTTGGCGAAGCCTTTGTGGCGGCGGGGTTGCCGGCGGAGCGGGGGCGGGTAAACGTGTCGGACCGGCCGGATCTGGCGCAGTTCCAGTGCAACGGGGCGTTTGAATCGGCAAAGCTTGCCAAAAAGAATCCGCGTGAAGTGGCGCAGGGGATTGTGGACGTACTGTCAAAATGTCATCCTGAGCAAAGCGAAGGATCTCAGGAAGTGGAAAGAGATTCTTCGGCTGCGCCTCAGAATGACATCTTTAGTAAAGTCGAAATCGCCGGTCCCGGCTTTATCAACCTGAATGTCACGGATGCGTTTTTGGCCGGGCATCTCAAATCTCTGGCAGGGGACGAACGTCTCGGAACGCCGGAAATCCAAAATGCTCCGCCTGTCGTGCTGGATTACGGCGGGCCGAATATCGCCAAGCCCATGCATGTGGGGCATTTGCGCGCGGCCATCATCGGGGACTCTTTGCGCCGGATTATGACGTTTGCGGGATACAAGACTTACGGCGATGTGCATATGGGCGATTGGGGAACGCATCTGGGGATGTTGATTTCCGATTACCTCGAAAAAGGGGAAGAAAATCTGGTTCTGGAAACGGATGTCAGCGATGAAGCGGCCGTGGCGCGCCTGATGGATGATATGGCGGTGCGTTATCCGAGGGCCTCCGGCGCGGCCAAGGAAAATCCAGATCTTATGAAGCGCGCGCAGGAAGCGACTCTGAAACTTCAGAACAAGGAAGAACCTTATTATCCGATATGGCGGAAAATTTTTGAAGTGTCTGTCGCGGGCATGAAAAAGACGTATAGAAATCTTGATGTTCATTTCGATCTCTGGAAGGGGGAGGCCCACGTCCATGATCTTATCGCGCCGATGGTGGAGGGGTTGAAAGAAAAAGGATTGGCCGAAGAGAGCGAGGGTGCGCTTGTTTTTCAGGTTGCGGAAGAAAACGATAACAAGGAAATGCCGCCGCTCATTATTTATAAAAGCGACGGCGCGGTGATGTACGGCACGACCGATATGGCGACACTGGTGGACCGGATGGCGGAACAAAATCCGGAAAAAATAATCTATGTGGTGGATCAGCGTCAGTCTTTGCACTTTGAACAGGTTTTTCGTGCGGCTAAAAAATCCGGTATTGTGCCGGAAACGGTCGAACTGACCCATGCCGGGTTTGGCACGATGAACGGCCCGGACGGCAAGCCGTTCAAAACCCGCAGCGGCGGCGTGATGCGGTTGCAGGATCTTATTGAAATGGCGGAAAGCAAGGCGCGGGAGCGTTTGACCGAAGCGAATCTGGCTGCGGATATTGAAGGCGATGAACGCGAGGACGTGGCGCACAAGGTTGCGATTGCGGCGATCAAGTTTGCCGATCTTCAAAACCAGCGTCAGGCCGATTACGTTTTCGATCTGGACCGTCTGACCAGCTTTGAAGGAAAGACAGGGCCGTATTTATTGTATCAGGCCGTGCGCATTAAATCCCTGCTGCGCAAGGCGGGCTGTAATGACTGCCGGAATAAAGCTGATTTCAAAATCAAAGACGAAGACCGTGCCCTGGCGCTTTTGCTGACGGAATTGCCGGATTATATTGACGCTTCGTTGCGTCACTACGCTCCGCATCATTTATGCGACTACGCCTACAGGCTGGCGCAGGAATTCAGTTCTTTTTACGGGACCTGCCATATTTTATCCGAAGAGGATGAGGCGCTCAAAAAAAGCCGTCTGGCGTTATGCGCCCTCACAGCGGCGCAGCTTGAACTGGTTCTGGGGCTGTTGGGCATTTCCGTTCCGGACCGGATGTAG
- the gyrB gene encoding DNA topoisomerase (ATP-hydrolyzing) subunit B — protein sequence MPPKKNNTGDYGADSIKVLRGLDAVRKRPGMYIGDTDDGTGLHHMVYEVVDNAIDESLAGHCDRIDVMINADGSVTVKDNGRGIPVDEHPEEKVSAAQVIMTQLHAGGKFDQNSYKVSGGLHGVGVSVVNALSEYLTLTIRREGKEWFMRFRHGEPEGDLQPKRDMEEGERNGTDVTFLPSTETFTMTEFDFSTLEERLRELAFLNSGVNIYLTDCRGETPKESHLHYEGGIQRFVEWLDRSKKPIIKEAISIVSEDDASGTTVEAALEWTDAYHETMLCFTNNIPQRDGGTHLQGFRSALTRVISKYADEKGLLKKEKVKLTGEDMREGLTCVLSVKVPDPKFSSQTKDKLVSSEVRPVVESAIAEYFGMWLEENPVEGKMIVGKIVEAATAREAARKARDLTRRKGVMDISNLPGKLADCQSRDPADSEIFIVEGDSAGGSAKQARDRKNQAILPLRGKILNTERARFDKMLGSEQVGTLITALGTGIGADEFNLDKIRYHKIVIMTDADVDGSHIRTLLLTFFFRYMPEVIEKGYLYIAQPPLYKVKRGKGGETYLKDDAEMENYLITAALGDLKLVDHTGAERAGNDLRDLIEKSQGLRASMNALARKVGNRDAVVQAGIAGAFDGQIFEDQKLADKYAKDLAGRMNALAAKNEKTWEVSFTEEDGYVLKRVIRGVEESLNITPDHIRSPDALRLQKGREWMNENFARPAKLVTAEKELTVAGPAALFEAVLAQGKKGLSMQRYKGLGEMNPEQLWETTLDPEARVLLQVKVKDAEKASELFSTLMGDVVEPRRDFIQENALKAQLDA from the coding sequence ATGCCTCCGAAAAAGAACAATACCGGTGATTATGGTGCCGATTCCATCAAGGTTTTGCGGGGGCTGGATGCCGTGCGCAAGCGTCCCGGCATGTATATCGGGGATACCGATGACGGCACGGGTTTGCATCACATGGTTTACGAGGTCGTCGACAACGCGATTGACGAATCGCTCGCCGGGCACTGCGACCGCATCGACGTGATGATTAACGCCGACGGGTCCGTGACCGTGAAGGATAACGGGCGCGGCATTCCGGTCGACGAGCATCCGGAAGAGAAAGTGTCTGCAGCGCAGGTCATTATGACCCAGCTTCACGCCGGGGGAAAATTTGACCAGAATTCCTACAAAGTGTCCGGCGGTCTGCACGGGGTGGGGGTGTCTGTTGTCAATGCGCTGTCCGAATATCTGACCCTGACGATTCGCCGAGAGGGCAAGGAATGGTTTATGCGCTTCCGGCACGGGGAGCCCGAGGGCGATCTCCAGCCGAAGCGTGACATGGAAGAAGGCGAGCGCAACGGAACGGATGTGACTTTCCTGCCGTCGACCGAAACCTTTACCATGACGGAATTTGATTTTTCGACATTGGAGGAGCGCCTGCGGGAGCTGGCTTTCCTGAATTCCGGCGTGAATATTTACCTGACCGATTGTCGCGGCGAAACGCCCAAGGAATCGCATCTTCATTACGAAGGCGGAATCCAGAGATTTGTGGAGTGGCTGGACCGCAGCAAAAAGCCGATCATTAAAGAGGCGATTTCCATTGTATCGGAAGACGACGCCAGCGGCACCACGGTGGAAGCGGCTCTGGAATGGACGGATGCCTACCATGAAACCATGCTGTGTTTTACGAACAACATTCCCCAGCGCGACGGGGGAACGCATTTACAGGGTTTTCGTTCGGCGCTGACCCGCGTGATTTCCAAATATGCGGATGAAAAAGGTCTTTTGAAGAAAGAGAAAGTCAAACTGACCGGCGAGGACATGCGCGAAGGGTTGACATGCGTGTTGTCCGTCAAGGTTCCGGACCCGAAATTCTCTTCCCAGACCAAAGACAAGCTTGTGTCGTCCGAAGTGCGACCGGTTGTGGAATCGGCGATCGCGGAATATTTCGGCATGTGGCTGGAAGAAAATCCGGTGGAAGGAAAAATGATTGTCGGCAAGATTGTCGAAGCGGCAACGGCGCGCGAGGCGGCCCGTAAAGCGCGGGATCTGACCCGCCGCAAGGGCGTCATGGATATTTCCAACCTGCCGGGCAAGCTGGCGGATTGCCAGTCGCGCGATCCGGCGGATTCCGAAATCTTTATTGTCGAGGGGGATTCCGCCGGCGGTTCCGCGAAGCAGGCGCGCGATCGGAAGAACCAGGCCATTTTGCCTCTGCGGGGGAAAATCCTGAATACGGAGCGTGCGCGTTTTGATAAAATGCTCGGCTCCGAACAGGTGGGAACGCTGATTACGGCGCTGGGCACGGGGATCGGCGCGGATGAATTCAATCTGGATAAAATCCGTTATCACAAAATAGTCATCATGACGGATGCGGACGTGGATGGATCGCACATCCGCACGCTTTTGCTGACTTTCTTTTTCCGGTACATGCCGGAGGTGATTGAAAAAGGCTATCTCTATATTGCCCAGCCGCCGCTTTACAAGGTCAAGCGCGGAAAAGGCGGGGAGACATATCTCAAAGACGATGCCGAGATGGAAAATTACCTGATTACGGCGGCGCTGGGGGACCTTAAACTGGTCGATCATACCGGGGCGGAGCGCGCGGGGAACGACCTGCGCGACCTGATCGAAAAATCGCAAGGGCTGCGGGCGAGCATGAACGCGCTGGCCAGGAAGGTCGGCAACCGTGACGCTGTCGTGCAGGCGGGAATCGCCGGCGCCTTTGACGGACAGATTTTCGAGGATCAAAAGCTGGCGGATAAATACGCGAAGGATCTGGCCGGGCGGATGAACGCGCTGGCCGCCAAAAACGAAAAAACATGGGAAGTCTCCTTTACGGAGGAAGACGGCTATGTGTTGAAGCGCGTGATTCGCGGCGTGGAAGAGTCTTTAAACATTACGCCCGACCATATCCGCTCTCCCGATGCGTTGCGCCTGCAAAAAGGGCGGGAGTGGATGAACGAAAATTTTGCGCGGCCGGCAAAGCTGGTGACGGCGGAAAAGGAACTGACGGTCGCGGGTCCTGCGGCTTTGTTCGAAGCGGTGCTTGCGCAGGGCAAAAAAGGCCTGTCCATGCAGCGTTATAAAGGTCTGGGGGAAATGAATCCGGAGCAGCTCTGGGAAACCACGCTGGATCCGGAGGCTCGCGTACTGCTGCAGGTGAAGGTCAAGGACGCCGAAAAAGCTTCCGAGCTTTTCTCGACGCTGATGGGCGATGTGGTGGAGCCCCGCCGCGACTTTATTCAGGAAAACGCCCTCAAGGCGCAGCTGGACGCTTAA
- the recF gene encoding DNA replication/repair protein RecF, producing MSYISRLALSHFRSYENARLEGLSPGLIVLSGPNGAGKTNILEAVSLLTPGRGLRGAGAFEMQRQHITLSHGEREGPAKREGEGLNPWAISATVQTSGGPVKLGTGLDTQTGRRKIQINGVPAKSQMALSDYLSCVWLTPQMDRLFIDGAGGRRRFLDKLVFAYDPGHSGRATRYENALRQRSKILSEGEGDPAWLTGLEQQMAQTGVALAAARLEFVRRLQKACLQAGSEEKGFFPQAGLSVRGTIEELLQKAPALEVEEMFVSQLARSRVRDAQTGGAATGPHKSDLSVSYAAKNMAAGQCSTGEQKALLIGIILAHARLMAAERGSPPALLLDEIAAHLDEDRRAVLFGLLHRIGGQVWMSGADLELFSAIENNAQFFSVGTGEILLLNQGLAA from the coding sequence ATGTCCTATATTTCCCGTTTAGCTCTTTCCCATTTTCGCTCTTATGAAAACGCGCGGCTGGAAGGTCTTTCTCCCGGCCTGATTGTTTTGAGCGGGCCGAACGGCGCGGGCAAGACCAATATATTGGAAGCGGTGTCCCTGCTCACGCCGGGCCGGGGCCTGCGCGGCGCGGGGGCTTTCGAGATGCAGCGGCAGCACATTACCCTCTCCCATGGGGAGAGGGAGGGACCCGCAAAGCGGGAGGGTGAGGGATTAAATCCGTGGGCCATATCCGCCACCGTACAAACGTCCGGCGGGCCGGTGAAGCTGGGGACGGGGCTGGATACGCAGACAGGCCGCCGGAAAATCCAGATTAATGGCGTGCCCGCCAAAAGCCAGATGGCTTTAAGCGATTATTTGTCCTGCGTCTGGCTGACCCCGCAGATGGACCGGCTGTTTATTGATGGCGCAGGCGGGCGGCGGCGCTTTCTGGACAAGCTTGTTTTCGCGTATGATCCGGGGCATTCGGGCCGGGCCACGCGCTACGAGAATGCGCTGCGCCAGCGCTCGAAAATTCTTTCTGAAGGGGAAGGCGATCCGGCGTGGCTCACGGGGCTGGAACAGCAAATGGCGCAAACGGGCGTGGCGCTGGCGGCGGCGCGACTGGAATTTGTCCGGCGCCTGCAAAAAGCCTGCCTGCAGGCCGGTTCGGAGGAAAAAGGTTTTTTCCCGCAGGCCGGATTGTCTGTGCGGGGAACGATTGAGGAGCTTTTGCAAAAGGCGCCCGCGCTGGAAGTGGAAGAGATGTTCGTCTCTCAACTGGCGCGATCCCGCGTCCGCGATGCGCAGACCGGCGGCGCGGCGACCGGGCCGCATAAAAGTGATCTGAGCGTGTCCTATGCGGCCAAGAACATGGCGGCCGGTCAATGCTCGACGGGGGAGCAAAAGGCGCTTTTGATCGGGATTATCCTGGCCCATGCGCGGCTGATGGCGGCGGAACGGGGGAGTCCTCCCGCCCTGCTTCTGGATGAAATCGCGGCCCATCTGGATGAGGACCGGCGCGCCGTTTTGTTCGGATTATTGCACCGGATCGGGGGGCAGGTCTGGATGAGCGGGGCCGATCTGGAGCTGTTTTCCGCGATAGAAAACAATGCGCAGTTTTTCTCTGTCGGGACGGGCGAAATTCTTCTTTTAAATCAAGGGCTTGCAGCCTGA
- a CDS encoding EamA family transporter: MSWILLSCIPPFLWACNNLMDEYLAKSTFAGSGALLIYASAVFEIFAAASFYVFVPHVIEVNLFPAFMMMGLGFLLTSSFLPYIYALQEDNAGNAVPIYQTIPVFVFILALVFLGETATFLQAGEALLIVSASIMVGYDFQKKAINKKAVLLMLLASMIIAVFMVLSKFFIVQYSWQIFAFWSWIGSSLGSTFLVLSVPSWRGKALEIARGKSRFVFFIFLIQVLLQSVAMAVWYKAASVGPSVALVQTIGGVQPAFILILSLLAGLFSSSIFPRKALDGPLLFKFVMISFIILGVYLLSL, encoded by the coding sequence ATGAGCTGGATTCTCCTTTCCTGCATTCCACCTTTTTTATGGGCGTGTAACAATCTGATGGATGAATATCTGGCCAAAAGCACATTTGCCGGATCGGGGGCGCTGCTTATCTACGCCTCTGCTGTATTTGAAATTTTTGCGGCGGCCAGTTTTTACGTTTTTGTACCGCATGTGATAGAGGTGAATCTTTTTCCAGCATTTATGATGATGGGGCTGGGTTTTTTACTAACGTCTTCTTTCCTTCCTTATATCTACGCGCTTCAGGAAGATAATGCCGGGAATGCGGTGCCGATCTACCAGACGATACCGGTTTTCGTCTTCATACTAGCATTGGTGTTTCTTGGGGAAACGGCAACGTTTCTTCAGGCGGGTGAGGCACTTTTGATTGTCAGCGCTTCCATCATGGTGGGGTACGATTTTCAAAAGAAGGCGATCAATAAAAAAGCGGTTCTTTTGATGTTGCTGGCGTCCATGATCATTGCCGTGTTTATGGTGCTCTCCAAGTTCTTCATTGTTCAATATAGCTGGCAGATCTTTGCTTTCTGGTCGTGGATTGGGTCTTCGCTGGGGTCAACCTTTCTTGTTTTGTCTGTGCCGTCATGGCGCGGAAAGGCATTGGAGATTGCCAGAGGGAAAAGCCGTTTTGTTTTCTTTATCTTTTTAATACAGGTTCTGCTTCAATCGGTCGCTATGGCCGTCTGGTATAAGGCTGCTTCGGTGGGGCCTTCCGTGGCGCTGGTCCAGACGATCGGCGGGGTGCAGCCAGCTTTTATTCTGATTTTGTCCCTGCTGGCCGGGCTTTTTTCTTCCTCTATTTTTCCCAGAAAAGCGCTAGATGGGCCGCTTTTGTTTAAATTTGTGATGATCAGCTTTATAATACTGGGCGTATATTTGCTTTCCCTGTAA
- a CDS encoding 2-hydroxyacid dehydrogenase has translation MPAPVSKGVGLDFETYRPEELDLTALEGTLERWDIHYHTKPDEIAQRIEGAHVVISNKVVLTREIIENAPDLKLIAVAATGVNNVDLEAAKEAGVTVCNVTNYATEAVTQHVFALILALATGLTQYNDIVRQGRWQASRTFSILDFPITELAGKTLGIVGHGTLGRGVEAIARAFGMEVLIAERPGAGDIREGRRPFEDVLKQSDILTLHCPLTPETENLITAKELAMMKDSAFLINTARGGVVNEQDLADALRAGTIAGAGVDVLSREPPREGNPLLEPDVPNIIVTPHTAWASREARQRLMDQLAENIAAFKSGTPRNVVV, from the coding sequence ATGCCCGCACCTGTTTCCAAAGGGGTCGGGCTTGATTTTGAAACCTACAGGCCCGAAGAGCTGGATTTAACGGCTCTTGAAGGCACGCTCGAACGCTGGGATATCCATTATCATACGAAGCCGGACGAGATTGCGCAGCGCATCGAGGGCGCGCATGTTGTTATTTCCAATAAAGTGGTCCTGACGCGGGAGATCATTGAAAACGCGCCGGATTTGAAGCTGATCGCCGTGGCGGCGACGGGCGTGAACAATGTGGATCTTGAGGCGGCGAAAGAGGCCGGAGTGACCGTTTGCAATGTCACGAATTATGCGACCGAAGCGGTCACACAGCATGTTTTTGCGTTGATACTGGCGCTGGCGACGGGGCTGACGCAATACAATGATATCGTCCGGCAGGGGCGCTGGCAGGCGAGCCGGACGTTTTCGATTCTGGATTTTCCGATCACAGAGCTTGCGGGAAAAACGCTGGGAATTGTCGGGCATGGGACATTGGGCAGGGGTGTTGAGGCGATTGCGCGGGCCTTTGGTATGGAGGTCTTGATCGCAGAGCGCCCCGGCGCAGGCGATATCCGGGAAGGGCGGCGGCCTTTTGAAGACGTGCTGAAACAATCCGACATTCTGACCCTTCATTGCCCCCTGACGCCGGAGACGGAAAATTTAATTACAGCGAAAGAGCTGGCGATGATGAAAGACAGCGCCTTTTTGATTAACACCGCGCGCGGCGGCGTGGTGAATGAACAGGATTTGGCCGATGCCCTGCGCGCCGGAACGATCGCCGGGGCGGGGGTGGATGTATTAAGCAGGGAGCCGCCCCGCGAAGGCAATCCCTTGCTGGAGCCGGATGTTCCGAACATCATTGTTACGCCGCACACGGCCTGGGCCAGCCGGGAAGCGCGCCAGCGCCTGATGGATCAGCTTGCGGAAAATATCGCGGCCTTTAAATCCGGCACGCCCCGGAATGTTGTGGTGTGA